The stretch of DNA ccgaaGTAATCCAAATCGATATAatttgtttggtttggttttgataaaaaccgaaccaagtcggtccatgtacacccctaatttacatagttaataaaaaaaatataaaatgtgaagctgaaaaaagatgaaaaatgacTAACAACTCAAATTATAACTCTAGAAATTGAACTCTCgccttttaatcattaaattatctttctgaaacaatttaaatattttggtcttttgagtattgttaaaggttgagatgttttattattttaaagtttaaaccataatttttggaacaatttaatttcgtttatttagagAGCCATTGAAATTGGAACCTGATTACCTTATgtgagaattttcttagtaattggaatttatgagctttgtcaagtgaaattgacGACGAAAATGAAGAAGACATCAGCAaggaggaaatcggataaggaagaaagaaaagagaaaggtaaagaaaaaatgTACTAAtgaaaaggaaatagtgtttgtaatacactttaatataattaacgaaaaatttaaTTAGCTTGAGTAGATTCCGTTTTGAAAATGGCATATATGAGCCAACTGTGTGACACTAaaggcatatatggaccaactatgtgatgATAAGGGCAttcttgagctaaagtattaacgaaagacaaatgtgctcaatttcataTAGCACAATgacatatttggaccttttccgtaAAATTTAagattatatttatttcatatttggtTTGTGAGTACTAGTCAACACCGGTTAATTTTACATCAAAATGATagtattaattatttcatatataGGAGGTGAGATGAGTAATTACATGagatattttaaaattataatctCATGGGATATCTCATAACTGAACCAATTGACCCCATTTAAGTCTTATCATGTGCTTATTTTATACTCGCCCTAAAACTATAAATAGTACTTCATCCACCCTATTTTACGTGATTCAATTTGATTGGGCATGAAGTTTAAAATCTGTGATttaaaacaagtcataaatatttatgtgatcataaatcatctcattatatgtgaattaaaatttttaaagttaaataatatttaaatatgaAAAGGTCATTTAGAATATAGTAAAAAGGAAAGTGCATTACATAAATTATTTTTGGATCAGATTATTGATTTTGAGGACTGTTATGAGGTTTCGAAAACCTTAATTCTTAATGAACATCTTTGAATTACCAACGAAGATAGGTATTCCTTTTGTATATGGCGAGCTCTTATCCTTCCTTCGAAATCTGTTTGGCTATTGTGTTGATTAGAGGGAGTAAGTTCTATGCTAATTATTACCAGTTAGGCAGTTACCTATAATTTAGTctagttttttttatatttaaatatcTTCTTTCATCCTATTGCTTGTATGTGTGTTCTTGTTACATTTCAATTGGGTCTTGTGTTATTTTCTAGCTGTCGCATCTTTGCTTCATTTTTCCAACCCGTAATTACACAATCGTAAATAATAACAGCTGAAACTTTCTGATAATAATGATATTTATATCCCaattttgattaattaatttgaaaTTCGATATCTGGGGAATAGGAGAGACAGGCCAAACTTTATTTCCTCTATATAGTAGTAGGTTTTATTGTTTGCCTTCTTTTGTTTTGCCGTTGTTGGCATCCCAGTTCAATTAAGTTGCATAATGATCATTTATGTAATTAATAATGATAATTgaaggaaagaaaaggaaaagtgaAGAGCACTAAGAAATAATGGAAGTGGATAGGTAGTTGAATGCAATAAAAGATTCATTATATCCAAATGAGAATAGAATGGTTGATTTGATGTTGCAATTTGTGGTATTTCCAACTCTTGACAACTCAAAAGGGCCAGTCTGAAGAAAGGACTAATGAGATGGACATCCCCACTCCTAATTAACTATACCTGCAATTTTTTGGTAATATAGATGAATTTATAATTGTAAGTTTAAAGGATATTGCCGAATTCACCTTATATTTGTTTGTAAAAGTACATTTGAATTAAGTGTGTATATATTACTTCCTTCGTGTCAATTTAAAAAAGAAAGCAaagttttttttaaatttatgacTTTAAATATGCCTTAAGATTTTTGTGACTATAAAAGCATGCAATTAAGGATAAACATTAAAGAttcaaagttaaattatttttttataataaaagaaattattctttttAAAAAGAATTAATTCCACATAAAATGAAATTGAggtatatataatataattgGAGTTAAAGAGCATTGATACGTTACTTTATTGGCTTCAATCTATATTTGTCCCTATGCATAAAAAGAGATGGAGATAGATAGAGAAAGATGGATAGCTTTCAAATCCATAACCACAAGACTTTTATGCCACAATGAATGACCAAGTTGTATGTTGCTGGCTGCAGCAGCTTCTACTTTTTGTTGCCAAAGCTGTTTCTCTGCACTGGACACGATTTGCTACCTCTACTAAACACATATTTCGTAAACGTCTTGTCTTTTTCCTTCTTTGCTAAAGTACTTTCATTTTTATACCATACCAAGGGTTAATTTCCTCTATAGAATTAATTAGTGCAATTAACTATTTAGCCTAACTTATATTTATTCATACTTCCACATTCTACGCTCTTTAagcttctttttaatttattaattatgttATCCGAATAAGTGGCGGAAGCATCATTTTTACCGagagaatttaaaaaataaaaaaagttaaaGCGTGCGAAAAAGTTAAGGAGATTCAACATCaatatatatacatgaaaaaaatattattctttGTGCATATAATTTTCAGCGAAGGGGTAGGTTGAACCCCCTTGCGCCCACCTAGCTTCGCTCCGGATTCGAGTCAACTCGTGCATATCTTGACTAATTTCACGGATTACCTATTTACGCTTAATTCTGCAAACAatttcacatatttatatttatataaaaaaaactactacttttattaaaccaacaataataATACATTCTTTCTGTCCATTCTCATAGGTACTTCTTTCTTGCATTCATTCTTTTTCTGAATTTAGGGATGGAGTTATATGGTTTGTAAAGGGTTCAACTGAATCCCCTTGTGGAAGTATCATGCTGGGAAAAGATGTAGCAACTTTTTTTATAACTATgactctctatatatatatatatatgcacgtaTATATTGCTGAATTTTCGTTGCAGAAGAGAAACTTCTAATGTAATGACAAATATCATTCGAGTATGCTTTAGATTGTAAGTTTGAATCTCAAGTTGCATTTTCGCATTGGATCCACTTGTTAGATTTCCTAATCTTGTCACTGCTTGAATGACTACATATGCAACTTCCTCTATTTCAAACGATGTTCTCTCCTTTGTTTAGCATAACCATGAGAGTAGAAATCACCAATTACAATAAAAAGCAAATACTGAAGATATTTTAGATATAGACAATTTACATCATTACTTTCTTAGAATATTTCTTGATGATGGAAACTAATAAAATCAAGTGGGTGCGAAAAATTAGTTGAACTTCCCTAACTTGAGTAAATTAAATTTTTACATGTCCAGTTGAGTGTTGACCTGCAATATTTTTCATGATAGTGAATATATTGTGTGAATTTTGGTAATTCATTGGTTAGCCTATAATCTACAAGCATAAGTATCAAGTATATCTGCTTACTAAAATTGATTAAATGAGTAATTTGTATTTTGTACATAACTCAAAAACCAACAAGATGGTATGGAAACAATAACTCAAAAAGTTGATAGATATGAATACAGTCAATGCACTAAAGTTTGAAGTACAAGTAATCAATGCCAAGGGTACATGGTGAGCTCCAGCTGTTAGGTGTGACATAAGGTGACTTCATCCTTACGAAGCACGAAACTCTTTTTACCACTTTTCAGTTTTGTGTGGCCTAATTTTTAATTTCATTTAACATTAACAAAACTTTCTTACCTTTCTGGTCCAAAATTTACCCAATTCATGCTTTTGAAATCCTACCACCGTCCAGTAATTTCTGCCCACAAAttctacttcttcttcttttttttcacttTCAGTCTCTGCAATATGAAAATGATTTCAACTTTCTCCAAAACAATGGAATAAAACGACGACATAGTCATATAGTATGAGGAAAATtaggaattaattttttttttttaagaaaaataattaaatattactCTTCTTTTTCCCCAAAATGAATTATAGTacacaaaataaaaaatcaatatCATACATAAAATATTGTATTAGGAGTAattaattagtaatatttaaacttaaaagaaaacTTATGTCCAATGAGTTACACGTGTACGATAATCACTGTCAAAAAGTTCGAGGTCTTTCCAATTAAAATCAGACTTCGAATTATTGAGTTTTGCACATTCGGAGAGAGAGATATCACAAGACATATAACTTTGTTATCAATGATACTGAATTCAAAATGATAAATTTCTTATGACGTCATATTACCATTTGAGTTAAAAATATAATCCAGAATAATGTACATTTCAATTTAGCAGTTGAATCTTATGGATCGACACCTAAATTAAAAGTATCTTTCTTTTAGGCAACTAAATTGAAGTATAAGCCCCAAAGTAATGGAAAAAGGAAGGAAACATGATTATATGTCTAAATATTaacctcccccctccccctccccccacccccaccccaaaaaaaaagaagtgaaaattgATAGGGACGAAGAAGCTTAGTAGTGGTTTTAACATGTAGGATAACCATAAAACAAATGGCACAAGGAACTAATCTCAATTCAGCTGTGAATTCCTTATTGTCTATACGTAACTTAATCTTTTCAAGGAGAAACGAAGACATGCACTTAAGGGTAAATTCTAAACACGCAGAATTGTTTGGTTATTAAATAATTTTGGTATaaaatttgatattgttttattaATTCAGTGTTTAGTTATGCTTTAAATTTTACTAATTAGTTAATCAAAGTATAATTTAATACAGCAATTGGTATATTATTTATACCTAATATAACATGGGATAACAATAATGTTAAGTAATATATGGATTAAACACTAAAAGTCAAAATTATCTTTTGTTTGTTCTTGAAACCCATCTTCAGCATTCAATATATccaattttttaatataaaagctAATTGCCTTAGAAAAAATAATCTCTACGTTACAATCCTTATATTACTAATTCATGCTCTACtaatttttgtataaaagttAATACAATTTTATAACTTGTTCTAAATCAAACAACCTGTTAGTGTTCGAATCAGACTGACAAATAAAATGTATTATTGCTTTAAAATGTGATTCttcaattaaattattaaattttgtaCAAACACCAAGCTGAGATATATAGGGGCACAACTCCTATAGTCCTATGTATCTCACGGGTTGTAAttgttttctatatatatatatatatatatatatatatatatatatagaaactttcttaattattaaatatttaactttaaattcaattattatatatattaatataagATCGCtacaaaatcataaattttaaattgTGAATCCATTTAGATAAAATGTGCACCTAAATAGATAGTGTACTTATTTGAAAAGAGAAGCGTCAAAGCAAAGGAGATTGAGTCTAATTTACGCAAAATGGCTCGTCCATATTCTATTCCCTTATCTTTCTAAATAAATTCTAACATCCCCTCTCCTTTCTTCAACATCCCCATTACTATAAAGAAACCACGTTTTCCCCCTTAACATACCACACCACCGTACctacttttcttcttctttctgttTATTCTTCTTGTTCTTGtctctcttctcttttttttttttttttgtctattAACTCATTCCACAAGTTGCAAATGGCAGACTTTGAATAATATTAAGTACTTATATATTGTTTTCTTTTTAAGTTAAaacaacttcttcttcttcttcttcttcttcttcttcttcttcttctttgtggATGGAGAAGCTTAGTTTTGTGAAAAATGGTGTACTGAGATTGCCTCCTGGATTTAGGTTTCGTCCAACTGATGAAGAGCTTGTAGTTCAGTATTTAAAGCGTAAGGTCTTGTCTTTCCCCTTGCCAGCCTCCATTATCCCTGAGGTGGAAATTCACAAGTCTGATCCTTGGGATTTGCCAGGTGAGTTCATACCCAAAATTACAATTAGCTCAATACCAAATAAATGTTTTTATGTCCCAAAGCATTGGAGTAAAactgttttctttttcaaattaatGGCATAATTAATCTAAAGTAGTGTCAAGTATATCCGCTTAAGGAATAAAATGTTCCCTATTGGCCCAAAActgtttttttaaaagaaaaattattgaagttATGATTTTGAGAAGAGGTGGCTAATTGGCAGGTTATCTCAAATTGGGACATGTCAAACGAGTCAAAACAATAAAATTATCATGACCCAACTTGTCCAAAGTATATTTGGATCAAAAAATGATTAAAGCATCATAACTCACCCACcgaattgaaaataaattgtgaaAGGAAGTAGTACACTAGGGGAAAAAAAGAAAGTAAATTCAAAGCAAAAGAAACTTGATCATCTAGGATAAGGAAGGTAGAGGGCAATTTCTTTACAGATAGTGAAAAGAGTTGTTTGTTCTGTTCAATAGCTGATAAGGGGAACTGATCGAATTTGTATTTTGAACTTGAGTTCAGGTGATTCAGAGCAGGAAAGGTACTTCTTTAGCACAAGGGAGGTGAAGTATCCAAATGGGAACAGGTCAAATAGAGCAACAAACTCAGGTTATTGGAAGGCAACTGGAATTGACAAGCAAATAGTGAGTTGCAAGGGCCAACAATTGGTAGGATTGAAGAAAACTCTTGTCTTCTATAGAGGAAAATCTCCACATGGTTGCAGAACTAATTGGATTATGCACGAATATCGTCTTGCTAATCTTGAAACCACTTCCATCCAAGCCAAGAACAACCTTACGCAGGTGAATTTTAGTTGAAAGTTTTGATTATTTTAGGCTCCCCTACTTTTCCTTTCCAAATCTTGAAAGTGGTTATTTGTGCACCTTTTCTTTTACTCCCTCTTTTTACCTTTTACTACCTCCAAacgtttttttttataaaaaataatctTAAATAATTACATTTGCCTTTTAAATTTAATTGAGCTAGTTTGACCCAACAcataatttaagaaaaaaaaattaaaacttgtggttttaaaattttaaaatttgtgtggttataaatgtTTTTTGAAAAAATAGTTAAAATAAATAGTTTAAagtttgaattatttttaattataaaaacatgtcattctttttggaaggGATTAAGAAAGAAAAGTATGTAATCTAAATTGAAAGGGAATATTATCTTTCTATATTTAAAAATtcttcacttattcttatgttattATGATCATCGTTTTCTTGTGCTGTGTTTGCTTGTTTACcgataattcttttttttttcttaaactatgTGCGTAGATAAATACTATCATATACTCTGTGTCCCATTACTTTCTTGTTAATTTACCCCAAGAAAATGAcattttttgtttttatattttgaaataaattttttattCCACTCTTTTAATAACATAAAAATCATTTTTTCTTGGAATCAAACACAGACAGATATTAACTTGGTGAGTGTGCTGCAGGAAAAGTGGGTTCTCTGCCGCATATTCTTAAAGAGAAGAGATAGTAAAAATGAGGAGGAGAACATAACACATGAGGTTTTTAATAACAGAAACACAAGAGCAAATTCAGGGAATAAGAAGAAGCCAATGTTTTACGATTTTATGGCGAGAGAGAGGGAGGATTTGAATGGATCAGTTGCAGCTTCAACATCATTTTCTGGTTCCAGTGGCATCACTCAT from Nicotiana tomentosiformis chromosome 11, ASM39032v3, whole genome shotgun sequence encodes:
- the LOC104087501 gene encoding NAC domain-containing protein 83-like → MEKLSFVKNGVLRLPPGFRFRPTDEELVVQYLKRKVLSFPLPASIIPEVEIHKSDPWDLPGDSEQERYFFSTREVKYPNGNRSNRATNSGYWKATGIDKQIVSCKGQQLVGLKKTLVFYRGKSPHGCRTNWIMHEYRLANLETTSIQAKNNLTQEKWVLCRIFLKRRDSKNEEENITHEVFNNRNTRANSGNKKKPMFYDFMAREREDLNGSVAASTSFSGSSGITHELTTNESDDHEESSSFTTFRKQWP